CACCGACACCGGTTCGCCGGCCGCGTCGAAGCGCGCCTCCAGCTCGTCCCTGACGAAGGCGGGGTCCTCGCCGAACACTGCCGGGAAGCCGACGCGGTCTGCACCCTCGACCTTCGGCGCGATCTTCTCGACGAGCGCGTCGCGGAACGCCTCGTCCTCTGCGAGGAGCTTCGCGTGTCTGGTCCGCTTGGCGTCGTCGCGCAGGCGTGGGAACCGGACCGTGACGCCCCGCACGTCGCCCGGTACTGTCGCGTCCAGTGACTCCGCCGCACGCTTGGCGTCGAAGTCCGGGTCCGTCGAGATGCCGACGAGCAGCGTCTCCCGGCCGTCGCCCGCGACGCCGGGGGCGACGCTCGCGGGGTACCGGAGCGTCGGTTTGACCGTTCCCTGCGTGGTGGGGACGAGCGCGTTCCGGTCGCCCCCACGGTAGCGGTCGCCGGTCACGTCGTCGAACAGGGCGAGCCCCTCCCGGAGCGCGTCGGTGCCCACGACCGAGTAGGGATGCTCGTCTGGGAGGTCGTCGATGGCCGCGAACGGGTCCGCGACGAGGTCGCCGTCGACCCGCCCCAGCACGTCCACGAGGCCCGAGGCCTGCTTCAGCGTGCTCTCGGACTTCGAGACGAGGGTGACCCGTGCGCCCTCGCGCGCAGCCGACAGCGCGGCGACCGACCCCGCGAGCCCGCCACCGACGACGAGCACCTCAGTCGCGATCATGGGTCCCTCCGTCGGTGGCGGTCCGTGTCGGCGTGGCGAAGGCGTCCCAGTCCACGTCCGAGTCGTCGCCGTCGCGGTTCCAGGTCGTCGCGTGGAGGGTGTGGTTCAGCATCGCCTGCGAGAGCTGCTCGCCCCAGAGCGCGTGCCGGTGGCCCTTCCAGCGCTCCTGCCAGAGCTCGTCGAGGGACGCCTCGGCGGTGTCGGCGTCGTACTCGGGGTGGAGCTCGTTCGCGAGGCGGTGACAGCAGAAGCCGCCCTGGCAGTTGCCCATCGAGGCCCGGGTCCGGAGCCGCACCGCGTTGAGGTCTGTGCCGGCCTGGCCGATGGCGTGCTGGACCTCCGCACGGGTGACTGCCTCGCACTCGCAGAGCACCGGGTTCGGCTCGTCGGTGCCGAGGACGTCCGGCGCGTACGAGCCGAGGCGCTGCTTGCTGCGGCGGGCAACGGGCGAGCGCAGGCCGTAGTCGGCCA
The sequence above is drawn from the Haloarchaeobius salinus genome and encodes:
- the glpB gene encoding glycerol-3-phosphate dehydrogenase subunit GlpB, which translates into the protein MIATEVLVVGGGLAGSVAALSAAREGARVTLVSKSESTLKQASGLVDVLGRVDGDLVADPFAAIDDLPDEHPYSVVGTDALREGLALFDDVTGDRYRGGDRNALVPTTQGTVKPTLRYPASVAPGVAGDGRETLLVGISTDPDFDAKRAAESLDATVPGDVRGVTVRFPRLRDDAKRTRHAKLLAEDEAFRDALVEKIAPKVEGADRVGFPAVFGEDPAFVRDELEARFDAAGEPVSVFEVPTGPPSIPGTRLRNLLRHELEAAGVELVTGVPVVDFEADGERVESVVVDRNGARVPYAPEQVVLATGGLVGEGIDSERDRVYEPVFDLHVPHPEDRYDWSEEPAFGEHAFARFGVRIDADGRALDAEGSVAYENLRAAGAVVGGADTAMQKAASGVSLATGWRAGTRAATAVNQT